TGATCGTCGCCGCGATCTTGTCGACGTTGGCGCTGCTCTGCTTTCCGCTCGAGCGATCCCTTCCGGTCCTGTTCGTGTTGATGGCGATCTACGGATTCTGCCGGGCGCCACTCCTGCCCCTGCTGGAGGCGACGGCCCTGCGCTGGTCCGCCGGAGGCGCGTTTCGCTACGGCCCGGTCCGCCTGTGGGGATCGTTGGCGTTTGCCGCGACTTCCATCTTGTTCGGCCTGCTGTGGGCCGCGGGCGTGCGAGATGGGATCCTGTGGGTTGCCGCAGGCGGCCTCGTTCTCTGTGGCGGGACGGCCCGGCTGATGCTGGCCGGAGGGCCCACATCGTCGCCGCCTTCGGAGCGTCGCGGCTTCGAGCCCTGGGCTGCCAGAGAGCGACGTCTGTTCTTCCTCGTCTGCGCCCTGATGCAGGCCAGTCATGCGGCCTACTACGGCTTCTACTCGCTCCATCTCACGCGGGCCGGTTACGACGGGTCGGATATCGGGATCCTCTGGGCGCTGGCGATCGTCGCCGAGGTCATTGTCCTCTTCCGGCTCGATCGCTGGGTCGACCGGATCGGGACGGTGTCGATGATGCGATTCGCACTGCTGGTCGCCGCTGCGCGGTGGGTCTGGATCGGATTCGCCAGCCACTGGTGGGAGTTCGCCGCCGCACAACTCCTCCATGCAGCGACGTACGCCGTGTTCCACGTCGCGGCGATCCACCATGTGGATCGCGGTTTCGGCGTCGCGCGGAGGACCCAGGCCCAGGCGCTCTACAGTGGAGTCAGCTTCGGCCTGGGCCTTTCAATGGGTAGCCTCATCGTCGGTTGGGCGGCCAGTCACTGGGGACTACCGCTCGTCTTTCGTGGGGCGGCCGTGGTGCCCTTGCTGGCAGTCCTGCTGCTTTCCCTTAGCCGCGGCCGCGGCCCCGCCGACGCTTCGGGCTAGTGGCCACAGGCGCCGCCGCAGGCATCAACTCGTCAGAACGGACGTTTCGCGGAGGTGTCGGTTCGTCGGAAGCGACAACCGGTGTCGGCTCGCCCTCGTTTGCGGGCTCGGACCCGGTCGGACGCTTGCGACGACGACGTCGTCGACGTCGCGGTTTCGCGGGTTCGTCCGAATCTTCGGACTCAGCGACCGGCTTGTCGGCCTTGGGCGTGGACTTCCGTGCCGGCGGCGCCGGTTTTTCCCGTGACGTCTCTCGTGTGGGCTCCTGCGGAGTCTCCCTGGAGGGCTCCTTCACGCTTTCCCTGGGTGTCTCGCGTCGGGTCTCTCGCTGGACCACCTCGGTGTCATGATCGTGACGGAGGAGGTCGGCGCGGGCCATGATCTCGATCGTCATCTCGTGGGTCTCTTCCATCCGGACGATGTCCGGCCGCTTCTGATTCAGAAGGTACTCGGCAACTTCCGGCGGAAGCCAGAGTTTCACCTGTTCGACGTCTCCTCGGCTACAACGCGTCTGAAGCTTCCGGAGCGCGGCCAACGCCGCCGACTCGATGTTCTTGATCAGGCCATGGCCGTCACACTTGTCACACGTGTCGTAAGAGGCGGCCATCTTCGCGCCGCGTACACGCTGACGGGCGATCTCGAGCAGTCCGAGCTTCGAGATCGTTGTCACGTCGCTGCGAGCCGGATCGGACTTCAGTGCGTCCTTCATCGCCTTCTCGACGCTCTTGCGATGTCGCATCGGCTGCATGTCGATGAAGTCGATCACGATCAGGCCGCCGAGATCACGCAGGCGAAGCTGGCGGGCGATCTCTGCCGCCGCCTCCATATTGGTCTGCAGGATCGTGTCTTCGATGTCTCCCTGTCGTTTCGATCGCGCACTGTTGACGTCGACGGCGGTCAGGGCCTCCGTCCCGTCGATGACGATCTCGCCGCCCGAGGGGAGGGGGACTCGACGCTTGTAGATCCGCTCGATCTGGACTTCCAGGTTGAACTT
The Acidobacteriota bacterium genome window above contains:
- a CDS encoding MFS transporter, whose protein sequence is MAESHEKPDPFALRPYVGLSLAYVGIFGHLGIVMPAFALWIDGRGYGTMAIGMLLALPALAKMATPWTWGKWSDRHGSTTRWMIVAAILSTLALLCFPLERSLPVLFVLMAIYGFCRAPLLPLLEATALRWSAGGAFRYGPVRLWGSLAFAATSILFGLLWAAGVRDGILWVAAGGLVLCGGTARLMLAGGPTSSPPSERRGFEPWAARERRLFFLVCALMQASHAAYYGFYSLHLTRAGYDGSDIGILWALAIVAEVIVLFRLDRWVDRIGTVSMMRFALLVAAARWVWIGFASHWWEFAAAQLLHAATYAVFHVAAIHHVDRGFGVARRTQAQALYSGVSFGLGLSMGSLIVGWAASHWGLPLVFRGAAVVPLLAVLLLSLSRGRGPADASG
- a CDS encoding Rne/Rng family ribonuclease — protein: MSKAMLVNVTHVEESRVAVLDDGTLSTYEIETTNRTALKGNIYNAVVESVHASLEAAFVKIGPNLKGFLPLDGINFRLLPARSENRKTGKIGQHVHPGQKLMVQVVREPFAGKPPTVSTYFSLPGRFLVLMPGVDNSGVSRKIEDASQRDRLKEILSDLKVPEGFGVIARTAGLGHTKTELQRDMRYLLRLWESIQRSSRDSDFPGQVYREADLVIRTLRDHLTTDIGEVWIDQEETYNRAVSFARDVMPKRAKTIRLHTGDRPLFNKFNLEVQIERIYKRRVPLPSGGEIVIDGTEALTAVDVNSARSKRQGDIEDTILQTNMEAAAEIARQLRLRDLGGLIVIDFIDMQPMRHRKSVEKAMKDALKSDPARSDVTTISKLGLLEIARQRVRGAKMAASYDTCDKCDGHGLIKNIESAALAALRKLQTRCSRGDVEQVKLWLPPEVAEYLLNQKRPDIVRMEETHEMTIEIMARADLLRHDHDTEVVQRETRRETPRESVKEPSRETPQEPTRETSREKPAPPARKSTPKADKPVAESEDSDEPAKPRRRRRRRRKRPTGSEPANEGEPTPVVASDEPTPPRNVRSDELMPAAAPVATSPKRRRGRGRG